A genomic region of Deltaproteobacteria bacterium contains the following coding sequences:
- a CDS encoding ABC transporter ATP-binding protein: MTRDAPSAAETVPGGAPDVVAFRHVTKVFGRGGERRVAIQDVSFAVADLPGKGELVTIVGPSGCGKSTLLRIIAGLAPHFPPTEGEARVFDRPIEGPGADRGLVDQRYSLLPHLTVVDNIAFGLALRAVPRAERRVRAGEWVHKVGLEGCEAKYPNELSGGMQQRVAIAATLIVGPRILLMDEPFGALDPKIRLRMQELLIQLWKDQQETVFFVTHSPEEAIYLGDRVFRMSAGPGRLVEVLEVPRPEEPPEEMRRKPWFVEITQELLRRMEEEAPASGALPRPRA, encoded by the coding sequence ATGACCCGCGACGCGCCATCCGCCGCCGAGACGGTGCCGGGCGGGGCCCCCGACGTGGTGGCCTTCCGGCACGTCACCAAGGTGTTCGGGCGTGGCGGCGAGCGGCGGGTTGCCATCCAGGACGTGTCGTTCGCCGTGGCGGACCTGCCCGGCAAGGGCGAGCTGGTGACGATCGTCGGGCCGTCGGGCTGCGGCAAGTCGACGCTGCTGCGCATCATCGCCGGCCTCGCGCCGCATTTCCCGCCGACCGAGGGCGAGGCGCGCGTCTTCGACCGGCCGATCGAAGGGCCAGGGGCCGACCGCGGTCTGGTCGACCAGCGCTACTCGCTGCTGCCGCACCTGACCGTGGTCGACAACATCGCCTTCGGCCTCGCGCTGCGGGCCGTGCCGCGCGCCGAGCGCCGCGTGCGTGCCGGCGAGTGGGTGCACAAGGTGGGGCTCGAGGGCTGTGAGGCGAAGTATCCGAACGAGCTCTCCGGGGGCATGCAGCAGCGGGTGGCGATCGCCGCGACGTTGATCGTCGGCCCGCGCATCCTGCTCATGGACGAGCCCTTCGGCGCCCTCGACCCGAAGATCCGGCTCCGCATGCAGGAGCTCCTGATCCAGCTCTGGAAGGATCAGCAGGAGACCGTCTTCTTCGTTACCCACTCGCCCGAGGAGGCGATCTACCTGGGGGACCGGGTCTTTCGCATGTCCGCCGGCCCGGGGCGCCTGGTGGAGGTGCTGGAGGTCCCGCGCCCCGAGGAGCCGCCCGAGGAGATGCGGCGGAAGCCATGGTTCGTCGAGATCACGCAGGAGCTGCTCCGCCGCATGGAGGAGGAGGCTCCGGCCTCGGGGGCGCTTCCCCGCCCGCGCGCGTGA
- a CDS encoding ABC transporter permease subunit translates to MPSDAGAELRFLLSALAFVGLVTAAVRLLHLRVRAEPSRPVRLLLTATFVAVVLGGWWLLTHGARIEDRVLPPLILPSPPEVLEAFPRLHFEQGLVRSTATSFIRVTVGFGFAAVVAVPLGVYMGSFPPVAAFFRPLALVGAYVPIVVFVPLTLAWFGLSEMQKVGFLFIGCFVALLPLVVKAVGDVPAAYLDVAVTKGATDWQLVRHVLFPVAKADIWEILRGVYGVGWGWIILAEVVAAEKGLGYLITVSERRAHTAAIFAVIIVIVAIGVACDRAWRLGGRLLFPYRQEP, encoded by the coding sequence TTGCCTTCTGATGCCGGCGCGGAGCTGCGCTTCCTCCTCTCGGCACTCGCTTTCGTCGGGCTCGTCACCGCCGCCGTGCGACTCCTCCACTTGCGCGTCCGAGCGGAACCCTCGCGGCCCGTCCGGCTCCTCCTCACGGCGACCTTCGTCGCCGTCGTACTCGGCGGCTGGTGGCTGCTCACGCACGGCGCGCGCATAGAGGACCGCGTGCTTCCGCCCCTCATCCTGCCGAGCCCGCCCGAGGTGCTGGAGGCCTTCCCGCGGCTCCACTTCGAGCAGGGACTCGTGCGCAGCACGGCGACGTCGTTCATCCGGGTCACGGTCGGCTTCGGCTTCGCCGCCGTGGTCGCCGTGCCGCTCGGCGTCTACATGGGCAGCTTCCCGCCCGTCGCGGCGTTCTTCCGGCCGCTCGCGCTCGTCGGCGCGTATGTGCCGATCGTCGTCTTCGTGCCGCTGACGCTCGCCTGGTTCGGGCTCTCCGAGATGCAGAAGGTCGGCTTCCTCTTCATCGGCTGCTTCGTGGCACTCCTGCCGCTGGTCGTGAAGGCGGTCGGGGACGTGCCCGCCGCCTATCTCGACGTCGCGGTGACCAAGGGGGCGACCGACTGGCAGCTCGTCCGTCACGTCCTCTTCCCGGTCGCCAAGGCCGACATCTGGGAGATCCTGCGCGGCGTCTACGGCGTCGGCTGGGGCTGGATCATCCTCGCCGAGGTGGTGGCAGCTGAGAAGGGGCTCGGCTATCTCATCACCGTGTCCGAGCGGCGGGCGCACACGGCCGCCATCTTCGCCGTCATCATCGTGATCGTCGCGATCGGCGTCGCCTGCGACCGGGCGTGGCGCCTCGGCGGCCGCCTCCTCTTTCCCTACCGCCAGGAGCCATGA